A single Pan troglodytes isolate AG18354 chromosome X, NHGRI_mPanTro3-v2.0_pri, whole genome shotgun sequence DNA region contains:
- the LOC129138852 gene encoding large ribosomal subunit protein eL36-like — translation MALCYTMVVGLNKGHKLTKNVSKPRHSRSLGRPTKHTKCVRGMIQEVCGFTPYERCTMELLKVSKDKQALKFIKKRVGTHIHTKRKREELSNLLAIMRKVAAMKD, via the coding sequence ATGGCTCTGTGCTACACTATGGTCGTGGGCCTCAACAAGGGCCACAAGTTGACCAAGAATGTGAGCAAGCCCAGACACAGTCGTAGCCTCGGGCGCCCGACCAAACACACCAAGTGTGTGCGGGGCATGATCCAAGAGGTATGTGGCTTCACCCCATACGAGCGGTGCACCATGGAGTTACTGAAGGTCTCCAAGGACAAACAAGCCCTCAAGTTCATCAAGAAAAgggtggggacacacatccaCACCAAGAGGAAGCGGGAGGAGCTGAGCAATCTCCTGGCCATCATGAGGAAAGTTGCTGCTATGAAAGACTGA